The Bacillus sp. Y1 genome has a window encoding:
- a CDS encoding Hsp20/alpha crystallin family protein has translation MSNNLPNKPNRNERPEPFGEIAKAMNDFFHERPVRGFLQSIDEFFNLPFATFPVSVKSYDREHHIVAELPGVKKEQISIDVLNNTLTISVKNGEVIIEEDDVHKVYSRKNKMQQMSRTITLPQPINEKKVKASYNDGLLTIIVPKLPGKKIHIIND, from the coding sequence ATGTCTAATAATTTGCCAAATAAACCAAATCGTAACGAGCGTCCTGAACCGTTCGGAGAGATTGCCAAAGCGATGAATGACTTTTTTCATGAAAGACCAGTCAGAGGTTTTTTACAAAGCATTGATGAGTTCTTCAACCTTCCGTTTGCCACCTTTCCCGTTTCTGTGAAAAGTTACGACAGGGAGCATCATATCGTTGCAGAACTTCCTGGAGTTAAAAAGGAACAAATTAGTATCGATGTCCTTAATAACACACTGACGATTTCAGTGAAAAATGGAGAAGTGATTATAGAAGAAGATGATGTTCATAAGGTCTATAGTAGAAAAAATAAAATGCAGCAAATGAGTAGAACGATTACTCTTCCCCAGCCTATAAACGAAAAAAAGGTGAAGGCCTCTTACAATGATGGCTTACTAACGATTATTGTACCGAAGCTGCCTGGAAAGAAAATTCATATTATTAATGATTAA
- a CDS encoding YppG family protein, with protein sequence MFGQRYKRSRYNRPQLQPMMNEAYPYIWGNEAVHTRPEAYANYFEQPMNVPMYNMNYAGPVQNGYNYFPNDSFYGPAYPYGGGGFQGQGFDYPYQGNQPYQQEKKHKLSEAVLHNPLQQPEISYHNQFAYGQYNQPFSHPYPKQSAIPRPPTGVKSIMNSFKTQDGTFDVNKMVDTAGQMMNAVTQVSSMVKGLGGMFKV encoded by the coding sequence TTGTTCGGTCAAAGATATAAACGATCAAGATATAATCGTCCACAACTACAACCGATGATGAATGAAGCCTATCCATATATTTGGGGAAATGAAGCAGTCCATACTCGGCCAGAGGCATACGCCAACTACTTTGAACAACCTATGAATGTTCCTATGTACAATATGAACTACGCAGGACCGGTACAAAACGGTTATAACTATTTTCCTAATGATTCCTTTTATGGCCCAGCATATCCATACGGTGGGGGAGGATTTCAGGGACAGGGTTTTGATTATCCATATCAGGGAAATCAGCCATACCAACAAGAAAAGAAGCATAAGCTTTCGGAAGCCGTTCTTCATAATCCTCTTCAACAACCTGAAATATCGTATCACAATCAATTTGCATATGGTCAATATAACCAACCATTTTCGCACCCTTATCCTAAACAATCTGCTATACCACGGCCGCCAACTGGTGTGAAATCAATAATGAACTCTTTTAAAACACAGGATGGAACATTTGACGTTAACAAAATGGTTGATACAGCTGGACAGATGATGAATGCAGTCACCCAAGTCTCTTCGATGGTAAAGGGTCTTGGTGGAATGTTTAAGGTATAG
- the yppF gene encoding YppF family protein — protein MNIQELKNHFQLIKKYEAQDANELLDFVKKCYIFNEITTCEYRNLVYELETLGAKTPELESSM, from the coding sequence GTGAATATTCAAGAATTAAAAAATCATTTCCAATTAATTAAAAAATACGAAGCACAAGATGCAAACGAGTTATTAGACTTTGTTAAGAAATGTTATATTTTCAATGAAATAACTACTTGTGAATACCGTAATCTTGTTTATGAACTTGAAACACTAGGTGCAAAAACCCCTGAACTTGAATCATCTATGTAA
- a CDS encoding YppE family protein — protein MDNHSMLGHLNERLYEYTKEIEDTFLSVKMSGEKGDFFTKVKPFADEVKEVVDRWKKESASWIEENRPKNLHATQIESAAEQMEMISVQAFFPETSRTRFINYLQSVRYVLTILRANINKYET, from the coding sequence TTGGATAATCATTCAATGTTAGGACATTTAAATGAACGTTTGTACGAATATACAAAGGAAATAGAAGATACATTTCTTTCCGTGAAGATGTCAGGTGAGAAGGGTGACTTTTTTACGAAAGTTAAACCATTTGCTGACGAAGTAAAAGAGGTGGTAGATCGCTGGAAAAAGGAATCGGCGTCTTGGATTGAGGAAAATCGACCGAAAAATCTTCATGCTACTCAAATTGAATCAGCAGCCGAACAAATGGAAATGATTTCTGTACAAGCTTTTTTTCCTGAAACAAGTCGAACAAGATTCATAAACTACCTTCAGTCTGTAAGATATGTTTTAACCATTTTACGAGCAAATATAAATAAATATGAAACATAA
- a CDS encoding DUF2515 family protein, whose amino-acid sequence MVTEIMQKIELSNIDNISRTDAYFTYFLNHSDILWSFLASMVSRNAGWNMCDLEGKWFSQVLEAETRKQLYLTYERANWLIFQDAYPQLLLYEYSTKLNTPMFHLLRYFHVSSFMSNEWAYYWREKDKRRLMTALIINEQNIIQKPVIEHPIYYKKVFHSLLFAFQDYLHFSAVLFPTHYGELYGASVYGFQEVDNRIDLGKRLADILFDPEIFPKVFHFAKTTAHTGSRHDYEQFMKNKEETTPVLRETYPVIKHHIHLPNEWTNHPRVKNKWFNTAITHRHPWEMTHWYLNKQKHLRFCIMCYKLLQMKKRI is encoded by the coding sequence ATGGTTACAGAAATTATGCAAAAAATTGAGTTGAGTAATATAGATAATATTTCAAGAACCGATGCGTATTTTACGTATTTTTTAAATCATTCGGATATTCTTTGGTCCTTTTTGGCAAGTATGGTGTCAAGAAATGCTGGCTGGAACATGTGTGACTTAGAAGGAAAGTGGTTTTCTCAGGTTTTAGAAGCAGAAACAAGAAAACAATTGTATTTAACCTATGAGCGAGCGAACTGGTTAATTTTTCAGGATGCCTACCCCCAATTGTTGCTGTATGAATATTCGACGAAACTAAATACTCCGATGTTTCACTTATTACGATATTTTCATGTTTCGTCTTTTATGAGTAATGAATGGGCGTATTATTGGAGGGAGAAAGATAAAAGAAGACTGATGACGGCACTCATCATCAATGAGCAAAATATCATTCAAAAACCAGTGATTGAGCATCCAATCTATTATAAAAAAGTGTTTCACTCACTTCTCTTTGCTTTTCAGGATTATCTTCATTTTAGTGCTGTTTTATTTCCTACTCATTATGGAGAGCTTTATGGAGCAAGTGTATATGGTTTTCAAGAGGTGGATAACCGAATTGATTTAGGGAAAAGATTAGCTGATATTCTGTTTGATCCCGAAATATTCCCGAAGGTCTTTCATTTTGCGAAAACAACGGCACACACCGGGTCGAGGCATGATTACGAACAATTTATGAAAAACAAGGAAGAAACTACCCCCGTTTTAAGAGAAACCTACCCGGTTATTAAACACCATATCCATCTTCCGAATGAGTGGACAAATCACCCTCGAGTGAAAAATAAATGGTTCAATACGGCGATTACTCACAGACACCCATGGGAAATGACTCATTGGTACTTGAATAAACAGAAACATCTTCGTTTTTGTATTATGTGTTATAAGTTACTTCAAATGAAGAAACGTATATAA
- the recU gene encoding Holliday junction resolvase RecU, with protein MNIHYPNGRKFMNQLSTGQTVKARKDPTYSNRGMTLEEDLNETNEFYLLNNIAVIHKKPTPVQIVEVNYPKRSAAVIKEAYFKQASTTDYNGVYKGKYIDFEAKETKNSTSFPLQNFHEHQIQHMEKVIQQDGICFVILRFSSTEEVFLLEAKQLLSYWERMKEGGRKSITKEELLSTAHLISLGFRPRIDYIKKIDYLYNL; from the coding sequence ATGAATATTCATTATCCTAATGGAAGAAAGTTTATGAATCAGTTAAGCACCGGTCAAACAGTGAAGGCACGAAAGGACCCAACCTATAGCAACCGAGGAATGACGTTAGAGGAGGATTTAAACGAAACAAATGAATTTTACTTATTAAATAATATTGCCGTTATTCACAAAAAACCGACACCGGTTCAAATTGTAGAAGTAAATTATCCAAAAAGAAGTGCTGCTGTAATAAAAGAAGCCTACTTCAAGCAAGCCTCTACAACTGATTATAACGGCGTATATAAGGGAAAATACATTGATTTTGAAGCAAAGGAAACAAAAAATTCAACTTCATTCCCCTTACAAAATTTTCATGAGCACCAAATTCAGCACATGGAAAAAGTCATTCAACAAGATGGAATTTGCTTTGTTATTCTTCGTTTTTCGAGTACAGAAGAAGTATTTCTGTTAGAAGCAAAGCAATTGTTATCGTATTGGGAGCGTATGAAAGAAGGAGGTCGAAAGTCTATTACAAAAGAAGAGTTACTTTCGACTGCACATCTTATTTCACTTGGCTTTCGCCCTAGAATTGACTATATTAAGAAAATAGATTATCTATATAATCTCTAA
- a CDS encoding penicillin-binding protein 1A: MAEQYQSREERRKQLEKQKQSNKKKGKKPAKGLFMKIFLILVALGITGIVVGAATFAYMIKDTPELDETLLKDPISSQVFDMNGDPFTEIGSVKRDYVNYEDIPETVRDAFIATEDSRFFEHNGIDLIRLGGAVIANVTDGFGSEGASTITQQVVKNSFLTHEKTLSRKAQEAWLSFQLEQKYTKEEIFEIYVNKNWMGSGGHGVATAARTYYEKSLDELTLDEAALLAGLPQSPANYDPFKYPENAKKRRDIVLSLMNQHGYITEEEMVAAQSVDVSAALVPEDKRETNGEIAYDSFVGQVIKEIEEKYPDLDPFSEGLKIYTTLDTTAQDYVEQILDGNEIVEFPDEKFQAGITLLDTKTGAIRALGGGRNQTQTFGFNYATDPRRQPGSTIKPVLDYGPAIEYLNWGTYQTLVDEPYTYSSGQEINNWDNKHMGSMTMRTALALSRNIPALKAMQEVGLDKSKEFGAKLGIPVSELTESYSIGGLGGADKGVSSLQMAGAYSAFGNNGFYTEPYSVVTIELRDGTKLDLKPETEVVMKDYTAFMITDMLKDVLTYGTGSRARVDGLAVAGKTGTTNYPTAEREKYGIPKGAVPDSWFVGYTTNYTAAVWTGYDDRTQNWLTSDEQKISQYIFKNLMTHVSQGKETADFAVPSSVEKVRIEKGTFPAKLASEYTPNDQVIIEYAVKGSAPKQVSNKYDKPAAPSNLKVTLDEATKELLVTWEYNGENAEGVQFQLYGSLNDGGEQLLNTTAEKQVRLKAETPGYYTFKVIAVRDSQLSEAATTTIEVMIPQEEQEVEEDETENEDGTDEGTTETGETDTDTNTGNTGAGTGNTGSTSGNGNTGTGNTGNQGTGNN, encoded by the coding sequence ATGGCAGAGCAATATCAATCTAGAGAGGAGCGCCGCAAACAGTTAGAAAAACAGAAACAATCTAATAAGAAAAAAGGCAAAAAGCCTGCAAAAGGATTGTTCATGAAGATTTTTCTTATCCTTGTCGCACTTGGAATTACAGGGATTGTTGTCGGTGCTGCTACATTTGCATATATGATTAAAGACACTCCAGAGCTTGATGAAACGCTTTTAAAGGATCCCATTTCCTCCCAAGTCTTTGATATGAACGGGGATCCTTTCACGGAAATAGGGTCTGTAAAAAGGGACTATGTAAATTATGAAGATATTCCGGAAACAGTCAGAGACGCCTTTATTGCAACGGAGGACTCTCGCTTTTTTGAACATAATGGAATTGACTTGATTCGTTTAGGTGGTGCGGTTATTGCGAACGTTACCGACGGCTTCGGCTCTGAAGGAGCTAGTACGATTACACAGCAGGTTGTAAAAAATTCATTCTTAACTCATGAAAAAACTCTTTCACGTAAAGCACAAGAAGCATGGCTCTCTTTCCAGCTAGAACAAAAGTATACGAAGGAAGAAATTTTTGAAATTTACGTTAATAAAAACTGGATGGGCAGTGGTGGACACGGTGTTGCTACAGCTGCAAGAACTTATTACGAAAAAAGCTTGGATGAGCTTACATTAGATGAAGCAGCATTATTAGCTGGTTTGCCACAGAGTCCAGCAAATTATGACCCTTTTAAATATCCTGAAAATGCAAAAAAACGTAGGGATATTGTTCTCTCATTAATGAATCAACACGGCTATATTACAGAGGAAGAAATGGTAGCTGCACAATCGGTTGACGTCTCTGCTGCACTTGTACCAGAAGACAAACGTGAGACCAATGGGGAAATTGCCTATGACTCCTTTGTCGGACAGGTTATTAAAGAAATTGAAGAAAAGTATCCTGATCTTGATCCTTTTTCTGAAGGATTAAAAATTTACACAACACTAGATACAACTGCTCAAGACTATGTAGAACAAATTCTAGATGGCAATGAAATTGTTGAATTCCCTGATGAAAAATTTCAAGCAGGGATTACCTTATTAGATACAAAAACGGGAGCCATTCGTGCACTCGGTGGTGGAAGAAACCAAACACAAACATTCGGATTTAACTACGCGACTGACCCTAGACGTCAGCCTGGATCGACTATTAAACCGGTTTTAGACTACGGTCCTGCCATTGAATACTTGAATTGGGGAACCTATCAGACCTTAGTGGATGAACCATACACGTATTCTAGTGGGCAAGAAATTAATAACTGGGATAACAAGCATATGGGCTCGATGACGATGAGAACAGCTCTTGCTCTTTCTCGTAACATACCTGCCTTAAAAGCAATGCAAGAAGTTGGACTTGATAAATCAAAAGAATTCGGTGCGAAACTTGGAATACCTGTTAGTGAGTTAACGGAATCATATTCCATTGGTGGATTAGGTGGAGCCGATAAAGGCGTTTCCTCCCTTCAAATGGCAGGCGCATATAGCGCATTCGGAAATAACGGCTTTTACACAGAACCATATTCCGTCGTTACGATTGAACTTCGTGATGGAACAAAGCTTGATTTAAAACCTGAAACTGAAGTGGTTATGAAAGATTATACTGCCTTTATGATTACTGATATGTTAAAGGATGTTTTAACATACGGTACGGGTTCTCGTGCAAGAGTGGACGGACTTGCAGTCGCTGGTAAAACGGGAACGACGAACTATCCTACTGCTGAACGAGAAAAATATGGTATCCCTAAGGGTGCCGTTCCTGATTCTTGGTTTGTTGGTTACACAACCAACTACACAGCAGCGGTCTGGACAGGATATGATGATCGTACGCAAAATTGGCTAACAAGTGATGAACAAAAAATCTCACAATATATTTTTAAAAACCTTATGACCCATGTATCTCAAGGGAAAGAAACTGCTGACTTTGCAGTACCTAGCAGTGTAGAAAAAGTACGAATCGAAAAAGGTACGTTCCCTGCAAAGCTAGCAAGCGAATACACTCCTAATGATCAAGTAATCATTGAGTATGCAGTTAAAGGTAGTGCACCAAAACAAGTATCTAACAAATACGATAAGCCTGCAGCACCTAGTAATTTAAAAGTTACTCTAGATGAAGCGACGAAGGAACTACTTGTTACTTGGGAATACAACGGTGAAAATGCGGAAGGCGTTCAATTCCAGTTATATGGATCCTTAAATGATGGTGGAGAACAACTTCTAAACACCACTGCAGAGAAGCAAGTTCGCTTAAAAGCAGAAACACCAGGCTATTATACCTTTAAGGTAATTGCCGTTCGTGATTCTCAGCTAAGTGAAGCAGCAACTACAACAATAGAAGTAATGATTCCACAAGAAGAACAAGAAGTGGAAGAGGACGAAACCGAAAATGAGGATGGTACCGACGAGGGAACCACCGAAACGGGAGAAACAGACACTGATACAAATACTGGAAATACAGGCGCCGGAACTGGGAACACTGGTTCCACATCTGGAAATGGAAATACTGGTACTGGAAATACCGGCAATCAAGGAACAGGTAATAATTAA
- a CDS encoding YpoC family protein gives MERQIEELIKIREKQETAMLMDKGLSLFHKVLWLVNNMEHIPENVSFKELKMKPINVEERLSFIQGRQGSFHSFKQLVELFKELEKQYAKKASLEKF, from the coding sequence ATGGAGAGACAGATTGAGGAGCTTATTAAAATTAGAGAAAAACAAGAAACCGCTATGCTAATGGATAAAGGCTTATCTTTATTTCATAAAGTGTTATGGTTAGTAAATAACATGGAACACATACCTGAAAATGTTTCCTTTAAAGAATTAAAAATGAAGCCCATTAATGTTGAGGAAAGATTGAGTTTTATCCAGGGAAGACAGGGCTCTTTCCATTCTTTTAAGCAATTAGTAGAGCTCTTTAAAGAATTGGAAAAGCAATACGCAAAAAAGGCATCTTTAGAAAAATTCTAA
- the nth gene encoding endonuclease III, with protein MLNKEQIRFCLDSMGEMFPEAHCELNHSNPFELVVAVALSAQCTDVLVNKVTKTLFEKYKTPEDYLKVSLEELQNDIRSIGLFRNKAKNIQKLSQLLLDEYNGEVPMDRDELTKLPGVGRKTANVVVSVAFGIPAIAVDTHVERVSKRLAICRWKDSVLEVEKTLMKKVPRDEWSVTHHRMIFFGRYHCKAQNPQCLSCPLLDLCREGKKRMKGQLVVHEQK; from the coding sequence ATGCTGAATAAAGAGCAAATAAGATTTTGTTTGGATAGTATGGGAGAAATGTTTCCTGAAGCGCATTGTGAATTAAATCATTCAAATCCTTTTGAACTCGTGGTAGCAGTGGCATTATCTGCCCAATGTACCGACGTACTTGTAAACAAGGTAACAAAAACATTGTTTGAAAAATATAAAACTCCAGAAGATTATTTGAAAGTTTCACTTGAAGAGCTGCAAAACGACATCAGGTCAATTGGTCTCTTTCGAAATAAAGCAAAAAATATTCAAAAGCTCTCTCAGCTTCTACTAGATGAGTACAATGGGGAAGTACCTATGGATCGCGATGAGCTAACTAAGCTTCCTGGTGTTGGTAGAAAAACAGCTAACGTAGTCGTGTCAGTTGCTTTTGGTATACCAGCCATTGCGGTAGATACTCATGTTGAAAGAGTGAGTAAAAGACTGGCCATATGTCGTTGGAAGGACTCCGTATTAGAAGTTGAGAAAACACTAATGAAAAAGGTACCGAGGGATGAGTGGTCAGTAACCCACCACCGCATGATTTTCTTTGGCCGATATCATTGCAAAGCACAAAATCCTCAGTGTCTAAGCTGTCCTTTATTAGACTTATGCCGAGAAGGAAAAAAGAGAATGAAAGGTCAACTGGTTGTTCATGAGCAAAAATGA
- a CDS encoding DnaD domain-containing protein codes for MKENMLDWMKLGNTTIPNALLTSYKLLNIDELELLLLIHVYSFTERGNSFPTPNEISSLMTITSTQCSDMLRRLIQKGLIEIQDGHSSDGIRFEQYSLDPLWDKLLDVFLQQKKAKVVMEQQTVETDVYTCFEQEFGRPLSPFECETLALWMDDDRHDPVIIKAALKEAVISGKLNFRYIDRILFEWKKNGIKTVEQAKNYGKRFRPHQQQAKNKQIERPENKTEPIPFYNWLEQ; via the coding sequence ATGAAAGAAAATATGCTTGATTGGATGAAACTAGGGAATACTACGATCCCTAATGCATTATTAACTTCTTATAAACTTCTTAATATTGATGAACTTGAATTATTATTATTAATTCACGTATATAGTTTTACCGAGAGAGGTAATAGTTTTCCAACCCCGAATGAGATATCTTCTCTAATGACAATTACAAGTACTCAGTGCTCTGATATGCTTCGACGACTTATCCAAAAGGGACTAATTGAGATTCAAGATGGGCATTCAAGCGATGGAATTCGATTTGAGCAATATTCACTGGATCCGCTTTGGGATAAGCTTTTGGATGTTTTTTTACAACAGAAAAAAGCCAAAGTTGTTATGGAGCAACAAACAGTTGAAACGGATGTGTACACTTGCTTTGAACAGGAATTTGGTAGACCATTATCGCCATTTGAGTGCGAGACCCTTGCTCTTTGGATGGATGATGATCGGCATGACCCTGTGATTATCAAGGCAGCATTAAAGGAAGCCGTTATTTCAGGTAAGTTGAATTTTAGATATATTGATCGCATTCTTTTTGAGTGGAAAAAGAACGGAATTAAAACGGTTGAGCAGGCAAAAAATTATGGAAAAAGATTTAGGCCGCATCAACAACAAGCGAAAAATAAACAAATTGAGCGACCAGAAAATAAAACCGAGCCTATTCCATTTTATAATTGGCTCGAACAATAA
- the asnS gene encoding asparagine--tRNA ligase has translation MNKTTISQVHKYVGEDVKIGAWIANKRSSGKIAFLQLRDGTGFIQGVVVKAEVAEEVFQQAKGITQESSVYVTGTVQKDERSPFGFELQVKGIDVIHQSVDYPITPKEHGTEFLMDNRHLWLRSKRQHAVMKIRNEIIRATYEFFNEQGFAKVDPPILTGSAPEGTTELFATKYFDEDAYLSQSGQLYMEAAAMALGKVFSFGPTFRAEKSKTRRHLIEFWMIEPEMAFVEFEENLEVQEQYVSHIVQSVLKNCQLELKTLGRDTEKLEKIQAPFPRISYDDAIKFLHEKGFTDITWGDDFGAPHETAIAESYDKPVFITHYPTTLKPFYMQPHPNRDDVVLCADLIAPEGYGEIIGGSERIHDYELLKQRLTDHGLALEAYEWYLQLREFGSVPHSGFGLGLERTVAWISGVEHVRETIPFPRLLNRLYP, from the coding sequence GTGAATAAAACAACTATTTCACAAGTTCACAAATATGTTGGAGAAGATGTTAAAATAGGCGCTTGGATTGCTAATAAGCGTTCTAGTGGAAAAATAGCTTTCCTTCAGCTTCGCGATGGGACAGGCTTTATTCAAGGTGTTGTTGTAAAAGCAGAAGTAGCTGAAGAAGTATTTCAGCAAGCAAAAGGAATCACGCAAGAATCTTCTGTATATGTGACAGGAACGGTACAAAAAGATGAGCGTTCTCCATTCGGGTTCGAGCTGCAAGTAAAAGGAATTGATGTGATTCATCAATCGGTTGATTATCCAATTACACCAAAGGAACATGGAACAGAATTCTTAATGGATAATAGACATCTTTGGTTACGTTCTAAGCGTCAGCATGCGGTGATGAAGATCCGTAATGAAATTATTCGAGCTACGTATGAGTTTTTTAATGAGCAAGGATTTGCAAAGGTTGATCCTCCGATTCTAACAGGTAGTGCGCCTGAGGGAACAACGGAATTATTTGCAACAAAGTACTTTGACGAGGATGCATATCTTTCACAAAGTGGACAGTTATATATGGAAGCAGCAGCTATGGCGTTAGGAAAGGTATTTTCATTTGGACCTACTTTCCGAGCAGAAAAATCAAAGACTCGCCGACATTTAATTGAGTTTTGGATGATAGAACCTGAAATGGCATTTGTGGAGTTTGAAGAAAACTTAGAGGTTCAAGAGCAGTATGTGTCACATATAGTTCAATCTGTTTTGAAGAACTGCCAATTAGAATTGAAGACATTAGGTAGAGATACGGAGAAGCTTGAGAAAATTCAAGCACCTTTCCCTAGAATCAGTTATGATGATGCCATTAAATTCTTACACGAGAAGGGCTTTACAGATATTACTTGGGGTGATGATTTTGGTGCACCACATGAAACGGCGATTGCAGAGAGCTATGATAAGCCTGTGTTTATTACCCATTACCCTACAACTTTAAAGCCATTTTATATGCAGCCGCATCCAAACCGTGATGATGTTGTTTTATGTGCAGATTTAATTGCTCCAGAAGGATATGGAGAAATTATCGGCGGTTCAGAGCGTATTCATGATTATGAGCTTTTAAAGCAACGCTTAACGGATCATGGATTAGCTTTAGAAGCTTATGAATGGTACTTACAATTAAGAGAATTTGGTTCTGTTCCGCATTCAGGATTCGGTCTTGGTTTAGAAAGAACAGTAGCCTGGATAAGTGGCGTCGAGCATGTTAGAGAAACGATTCCGTTCCCACGTTTATTAAACCGCTTATATCCTTAA
- a CDS encoding pyridoxal phosphate-dependent aminotransferase codes for MGFALARRVKALTPSTTLAITAKAKALKEEGHDVIGLGAGEPDFNTPQHIIDAAVASMNEGHTKYTPSAGLPKLLAAIATKFKEDQGIDYTAKEIIVTNGAKHALYTLFQVILDEGDEVIIPTPYWVSYPEQVKLAGGQPVYIDGLEENEFKITPAQLSDAITEKTKAVIINSPSNPTGMLYTEKELFELGQICLQKNVLIVSDEIYEKLVYGESKHVSIAQLSPELKEQTIIINGVSKSHSMTGWRIGYAAGNREIIAAMTNLASHSTSNPTTTAQFGAIAAYNGSQEPVAEMKKAFEVRLNIIFEQLLQIPGFTCVKPQGAFYLYPNASKAAQACGYDSVDGFVEGLLEEAKVAVVPGSGFGTPDNIRLSYATSLNQLEEAIKRMKTFVESKMA; via the coding sequence ATGGGATTTGCATTAGCGAGAAGAGTAAAGGCATTAACACCATCGACAACTTTAGCAATTACTGCAAAGGCAAAAGCATTAAAGGAAGAAGGCCATGATGTGATTGGATTAGGTGCTGGGGAGCCAGATTTTAATACGCCACAGCATATCATTGATGCAGCTGTTGCATCAATGAATGAGGGTCACACAAAGTATACACCTTCTGCAGGATTGCCAAAGCTTTTAGCCGCGATTGCGACAAAGTTTAAAGAAGATCAAGGCATTGACTATACAGCAAAAGAGATCATTGTAACAAATGGAGCCAAACATGCTCTTTATACACTTTTTCAAGTAATTTTAGATGAGGGGGATGAAGTCATCATCCCAACTCCTTATTGGGTAAGTTACCCTGAACAAGTAAAGTTAGCTGGAGGACAACCAGTTTATATCGATGGACTCGAAGAAAATGAGTTTAAAATTACACCTGCTCAATTGTCTGACGCCATTACAGAAAAGACAAAGGCGGTAATTATCAATTCTCCAAGTAATCCAACGGGAATGTTGTATACAGAGAAGGAACTATTCGAGCTAGGTCAAATTTGTTTGCAAAAAAATGTATTAATCGTTTCTGACGAGATTTATGAAAAGCTTGTTTATGGAGAAAGTAAACATGTTTCTATTGCTCAATTATCTCCTGAATTAAAAGAACAAACGATCATCATTAATGGAGTGTCAAAGTCACATTCCATGACAGGATGGAGAATTGGATACGCAGCAGGAAATCGTGAAATTATTGCTGCTATGACCAATCTTGCTAGTCATAGTACTTCAAACCCTACGACAACTGCTCAATTTGGGGCAATTGCGGCATATAACGGTTCACAGGAACCTGTTGCTGAAATGAAAAAGGCTTTTGAAGTGCGCTTAAACATTATTTTTGAACAGCTATTACAAATCCCAGGCTTTACATGTGTGAAGCCGCAAGGTGCATTTTATCTATACCCAAATGCAAGCAAAGCGGCTCAAGCCTGTGGGTATGATTCAGTAGATGGATTTGTGGAAGGCTTACTTGAGGAGGCAAAGGTTGCCGTTGTTCCTGGTTCTGGCTTCGGAACACCTGATAATATTCGCCTATCTTATGCGACGTCATTAAACCAGTTAGAAGAAGCTATTAAACGTATGAAAACCTTCGTAGAAAGTAAAATGGCCTAA
- a CDS encoding cell wall elongation regulator TseB-like domain-containing protein — protein MKKWFWIAIIGVIILIGITIKIYLNATEPIADAESRATAIAKEKTEITDITEFSLYHGSNAYYVVQGSNKEGEKLIAWIPEKGGKIVVLPAEDGITKSEAINTLSNEVSPNQIIDVRLGMEKNNPLWEIYYRSNNDKINYFYIDFETGEEVREIKNL, from the coding sequence ATGAAGAAGTGGTTTTGGATTGCAATAATTGGAGTAATTATCCTCATCGGAATTACGATTAAAATATATTTAAACGCAACTGAGCCAATTGCTGACGCGGAAAGTCGTGCTACAGCAATCGCTAAGGAAAAAACGGAAATAACTGATATTACGGAATTTTCGCTATACCATGGATCGAATGCGTATTATGTTGTTCAAGGTAGCAACAAAGAAGGGGAAAAGCTGATTGCTTGGATTCCTGAAAAAGGTGGAAAAATTGTGGTTTTACCCGCAGAAGATGGAATCACAAAGTCTGAAGCTATTAATACTTTATCTAATGAAGTATCTCCCAACCAAATTATAGATGTTCGTTTAGGGATGGAAAAGAACAACCCACTATGGGAAATTTACTATCGCTCAAACAACGATAAGATTAACTACTTCTACATTGATTTTGAAACAGGGGAAGAAGTTAGAGAAATAAAGAACTTATAA
- a CDS encoding YpmA family protein yields MESKIEVLSTVKVEYTSDLYKVVDALNRTLKRENLMFGLALDQQDNSKAVFTIYRT; encoded by the coding sequence GTGGAAAGTAAAATAGAGGTATTGTCAACTGTAAAGGTTGAGTATACATCAGACCTTTATAAGGTGGTCGATGCCTTAAATCGGACGTTAAAAAGAGAGAATTTAATGTTCGGTCTAGCTCTAGATCAACAAGATAACTCAAAAGCAGTATTTACTATTTATCGTACATAA